A part of Thermocladium sp. ECH_B genomic DNA contains:
- a CDS encoding succinate dehydrogenase has protein sequence MQKTRRVSPRWGLWLRGLDEWLVIFQKVSGLALALYLIGHVLAVSTALGFGHNLTQQQWNAIIFGVLEKPHIGAVSVGALLEYLIGILLAIHGANGFRLILMQWFGIGLPKPSRHTFPRATPSPNATAQRVYKYSVAIITIIFIILATYDVFGALLGW, from the coding sequence ATGCAGAAGACCAGGCGTGTTTCTCCTAGGTGGGGGCTCTGGCTTCGTGGATTAGATGAGTGGTTGGTCATTTTTCAGAAAGTAAGTGGATTAGCGTTGGCCCTATACCTAATAGGTCATGTCCTAGCGGTCTCAACGGCCCTCGGCTTTGGCCATAATTTAACGCAGCAGCAGTGGAATGCAATAATATTCGGCGTACTAGAGAAGCCGCATATAGGCGCCGTGTCGGTGGGGGCCCTACTTGAGTACCTAATAGGAATATTGCTTGCTATTCATGGAGCGAACGGATTCAGATTAATATTGATGCAGTGGTTCGGCATTGGGTTACCTAAGCCCTCGAGGCACACATTCCCGCGTGCAACGCCGTCTCCCAATGCAACGGCACAGAGGGTATATAAGTACTCGGTTGCCATAATAACCATCATATTCATAATCCTCGCCACGTATGATGTATTCGGCGCATTATTGGGGTGGTGA
- a CDS encoding nucleoside-diphosphate kinase (catalyzes the formation of nucleoside triphosphate from ATP and nucleoside diphosphate) yields MIERTLVIVKPDGVKARIIGDVISRLERMGLKIIGLKMVRATEDQMAGFYPSDEEWFKSVGNKSIKSYQEMGIDIRRDMGTDDPVQVGKIVKQWLVKYMVETPIVLIVVEGNHAIDTVRKLVGHTLPYMAAPGTIRGDYSTDSPDLANKEKRAIHNLVHASDGPESAAREIHYWFSDNELYDW; encoded by the coding sequence ATGATTGAGAGAACGCTGGTCATAGTTAAGCCAGATGGTGTCAAGGCTAGGATAATCGGTGATGTGATTTCCAGATTGGAGAGAATGGGATTAAAGATCATTGGATTAAAAATGGTGAGGGCAACGGAGGATCAAATGGCTGGCTTTTATCCTAGCGACGAAGAATGGTTCAAAAGCGTCGGCAATAAGTCCATTAAGTCTTATCAAGAGATGGGGATCGATATAAGGAGGGACATGGGCACCGATGATCCAGTGCAGGTAGGTAAGATAGTTAAACAATGGCTGGTGAAGTACATGGTGGAGACTCCAATAGTTCTAATAGTGGTTGAGGGGAATCACGCCATAGATACGGTGAGGAAATTGGTTGGACATACTCTTCCCTATATGGCGGCGCCGGGCACAATAAGGGGCGACTACTCCACGGATAGCCCGGATTTAGCAAACAAGGAGAAGCGCGCAATTCATAATTTGGTGCATGCAAGCGATGGCCCTGAATCCGCTGCGCGGGAAATACATTACTGGTTTAGTGACAATGAGTTGTATGATTGGTAA